In Saccharothrix syringae, the following are encoded in one genomic region:
- a CDS encoding NHL repeat-containing protein: protein MVGLDNAAFDDENRMFVSSFASGGIAEVHPDGRTREVVPAGFDGPYGVAVDLGGTVYAADHYRLARPEAGGVATHEMLIFVHGIAADHGLLHVTSQYGDVRTYDPATRTARVRAVGLDRPAGIAVRGDGALVVAETGTGRVLAIGGDDEVTVLAEGLDSPVDVAFDAEQRCYAGDDRRAAAVRRPGGGPGRLALRLGQRRGQRAAPVPGLTTGPGRGQAVTTPRAARGRRRRSRRA, encoded by the coding sequence GTGGTGGGGCTGGACAACGCGGCGTTCGACGACGAGAACCGCATGTTCGTGTCGAGCTTCGCCAGCGGGGGCATCGCGGAGGTTCACCCCGACGGGCGAACGAGGGAGGTCGTGCCCGCCGGGTTCGACGGCCCGTACGGGGTGGCGGTCGACCTCGGCGGCACGGTGTACGCGGCCGATCACTACCGCCTGGCGCGGCCGGAGGCCGGTGGCGTGGCCACGCACGAGATGCTGATCTTCGTGCACGGCATCGCCGCCGACCACGGCCTGCTGCACGTCACCTCGCAGTACGGCGACGTGCGCACCTACGACCCGGCCACCCGCACCGCGCGGGTCCGGGCGGTCGGCCTGGACCGGCCCGCGGGCATCGCGGTGCGCGGCGACGGCGCGCTGGTGGTCGCCGAGACGGGCACCGGGCGCGTCCTGGCCATCGGCGGCGACGACGAGGTGACCGTGCTCGCCGAGGGGCTGGACTCGCCCGTCGACGTCGCCTTCGACGCCGAGCAGCGCTGCTACGCCGGCGACGACCGGCGCGCCGCGGCAGTTCGCCGGCCTGGCGGTGGGCCCGGACGGCTCGCTCTACGTCTCGGCCAACGGCGAGGGCAGCGTGCTGCACCTGTCCCCGGCCTGACCACCGGCCCCGGCCGGGGACAGGCGGTCACCACGCCACGGGCAGCTCGTGGACGCCGTAGACGAAGCCGTCGTGCTTGA
- a CDS encoding serine hydrolase domain-containing protein produces the protein MKPTAITALVTSLCLALLSPAPPAQASPGYTRAELQRDVDALRQRGVIGIQARVTSGRRTWTATSGLADVTTGRPVPAEGHYRVASYTKTFVATVVLQLVGEGRLGLDDAVEQHLPGLLPDRGITVRHLLQHTSGLPEYRAALPGRDRAGFEEHRFDHYEPRQLVALALARPPTSRPGEAWSYSNTGYVVAGLVIQAVTGHPWAHEVRQRIIRPLGLTGTSVPGDDPRLPEPHARAYQQWTLGGELSDTTEFNPSSSDAAGQVISTTRDLDRFFRALMSGRLLRPAELAEMLRTRPADDGLEYGLGLYRKPLTCGGYYWDHGGNTTGTISRGGVSPDGEHGIALAYTGAHGNSLEDIAALAAASDRIVDRLFCEQRRD, from the coding sequence ATGAAACCCACCGCCATCACCGCCCTGGTCACCTCCCTCTGCCTCGCCCTCCTCTCCCCCGCGCCACCCGCGCAAGCGAGCCCCGGCTACACCAGGGCCGAGCTCCAGCGCGACGTGGACGCGCTCCGGCAGCGGGGCGTCATCGGCATCCAGGCCCGCGTCACCAGCGGGCGGAGGACCTGGACCGCCACCAGCGGCCTGGCCGACGTCACCACCGGCCGCCCCGTGCCGGCCGAGGGCCACTACCGCGTGGCCAGCTACACCAAGACCTTCGTCGCCACCGTCGTGCTCCAACTGGTCGGCGAGGGCAGGCTGGGCCTGGACGACGCCGTGGAGCAGCACCTGCCCGGCTTGCTCCCCGACCGCGGGATCACCGTGCGGCACCTGCTCCAGCACACCAGCGGCCTGCCCGAGTACCGCGCCGCGCTACCGGGCCGGGACCGCGCGGGCTTCGAGGAGCACCGCTTCGACCACTACGAGCCGCGGCAACTGGTCGCCCTGGCGCTGGCCCGCCCACCCACCTCCCGGCCCGGTGAGGCGTGGTCGTACTCCAACACCGGCTACGTGGTGGCGGGGCTGGTGATCCAGGCGGTGACCGGCCACCCGTGGGCGCACGAGGTGCGGCAGCGCATCATCCGGCCCCTGGGCCTGACCGGCACCAGCGTGCCGGGCGACGACCCCCGCCTGCCCGAACCGCACGCCCGGGCCTACCAGCAGTGGACCCTGGGCGGCGAGCTCAGCGACACCACCGAGTTCAACCCCAGCTCCAGCGACGCCGCGGGCCAGGTCATCAGCACCACCAGGGACCTCGACCGGTTCTTCCGGGCCCTGATGTCCGGCCGCCTCCTCCGCCCGGCGGAACTGGCCGAGATGCTCCGGACCAGGCCCGCCGACGACGGCCTGGAGTACGGCCTCGGCCTCTACCGCAAACCCCTGACCTGCGGGGGCTACTACTGGGACCACGGCGGCAACACCACCGGCACCATCAGCCGGGGCGGCGTCTCCCCCGATGGCGAGCACGGCATCGCCCTGGCCTACACCGGCGCCCACGGCAACAGCTTGGAGGACATAGCCGCCCTGGCAGCCGCCTCGGACAGGATCGTCGACCGCCTGTTCTGCGAGCAGCGCCGCGACTGA
- a CDS encoding cytochrome P450, with protein sequence MTSTPEVPEYPMPRAAGCPFDPPPQLRELQRRTPLTRVRLWDGSTPWLVTRYADQRAVLTDRRVSADMTHPAYPRSAPGGGSLSFIGVDDPEHARLRRMVGSAFTVKNVAAMRPAVQAVVDDALDAMLAGPNPTDLVGAFALPVPSLVICDLLDVPYADHDFFQANSKAVINRDSTPEERAAASRRLAEYLGGLVAAKVGRPGDDLLSRLGARIEAGELSHREATEMAVLLLIAGHETTANMIALSTLLLLRDPDQLALLRDSDDPAVAGRAVEEMLRYLTITHNGRRRVALEDLEVAGCPVKAGEGLVLPNDVANRDPDAFPDPDRLDITREARHHVAFGFGVHQCLGQPLARLELEIVYRTLYRRVPTLRLAADFADVPFKHDGFVYGVHELPVAW encoded by the coding sequence ATGACGAGCACCCCCGAGGTCCCCGAGTACCCGATGCCGCGCGCGGCCGGCTGCCCCTTCGACCCGCCGCCGCAGCTGCGCGAACTCCAGCGGCGGACACCGCTCACCCGCGTCCGGCTCTGGGACGGCAGCACGCCGTGGCTGGTCACCCGCTACGCCGACCAGCGCGCCGTGCTGACCGACCGCCGGGTCAGCGCGGACATGACCCACCCGGCCTACCCGCGTTCCGCGCCCGGCGGCGGCTCGCTGAGCTTCATCGGCGTGGACGACCCCGAGCACGCGCGCCTGCGGCGCATGGTCGGCTCGGCGTTCACCGTCAAGAACGTCGCCGCCATGCGCCCGGCCGTGCAGGCGGTCGTGGACGACGCCCTGGACGCCATGCTCGCCGGGCCCAACCCCACCGACCTGGTGGGGGCGTTCGCGCTGCCGGTGCCGTCGCTGGTGATCTGCGACCTGCTCGACGTGCCCTACGCCGACCACGACTTCTTCCAGGCGAACAGCAAGGCCGTCATCAACCGCGACTCCACCCCGGAGGAGCGGGCCGCGGCGTCCCGGCGGCTGGCCGAGTACCTGGGCGGCCTGGTCGCGGCGAAGGTCGGGCGCCCCGGCGACGACCTGCTGTCCCGGCTCGGCGCGCGGATCGAGGCCGGCGAGCTGAGCCACCGCGAGGCCACCGAAATGGCCGTGCTGCTGCTCATCGCCGGCCACGAGACCACCGCGAACATGATCGCGCTGAGCACCCTGCTGCTCCTGCGCGACCCCGACCAGCTGGCCCTGCTGCGCGACTCCGACGACCCGGCCGTCGCCGGCCGCGCCGTGGAGGAGATGCTGCGCTACCTCACCATCACCCACAACGGCCGCCGCCGGGTCGCCCTGGAGGACCTGGAGGTCGCCGGCTGCCCGGTGAAGGCGGGCGAAGGGCTGGTCCTGCCCAACGACGTCGCCAACCGCGACCCCGACGCCTTTCCCGACCCCGACCGGCTCGACATCACCCGCGAGGCGCGCCACCACGTGGCGTTCGGCTTCGGCGTCCACCAGTGCCTGGGCCAGCCGCTGGCCCGCCTGGAGCTGGAAATCGTCTACCGCACGCTCTACCGCCGGGTGCCGACGCTGCGCCTGGCCGCGGACTTCGCGGACGTCCCGTTCAAGCACGACGGCTTCGTCTACGGCGTCCACGAGCTGCCCGTGGCGTGGTGA
- a CDS encoding flavin-containing monooxygenase, with protein sequence MSTTQSSPRVPADPGFDLDALRARYRAERDRRVRPDGSAQYRRAEGEFGYYAEDPHVEPGFTREPLRDRVEVVVVGGGFGGLITAARLRQAGVGGIRVIDKAGDFGGTWYWNRYPGIHCDIESYIYLPLLEEVGYVPKWKYAPGEEIRQHARAIGRHFDLYRDACFQTQVTDLRWDEDTTEWVVRTDRDDRIRARYVVISNGTLDHPKLPGIPGIEDFRGHTFHTSRWDYGYTGGDANGDLTGLADKRVALVGTGATGVQVVPHLGRDARHLFVFQRTPSTVDVRGNRPTDPAWAASLTPGWQRRRMENFLTVVTGGQAEDAVADGWTGSARLLGKLIPTDAYGDLPPEERERVDEIVDAQKMNELRARVDAVVEDPATAELLKPWYRYMCKRPTFSDHYLETFNRPNVTLVDTADHGGVERVTGNAVVVGDREYEVDCVVFATGFEVGMSGVMTGRVPVRGRGGLPLLAHWRNGPRTLHGFYSHGFPNLFHLGPLQNAPSVNFVHVLEEQAGHIAAVVAEARARGARYVEPGEAAEGAWVATIRATAPDQYGFFAECTPGYYNDEGRPRERGESFGDGPVAFHRLLRRWRAEGGMDDVLVGAR encoded by the coding sequence ATGTCCACCACCCAGAGCTCCCCCCGGGTCCCGGCCGACCCGGGTTTCGACCTGGACGCCCTCCGGGCCAGGTACCGGGCCGAGCGCGACCGCCGCGTCCGACCCGACGGCAGCGCCCAGTACCGCCGCGCCGAGGGCGAGTTCGGCTACTACGCCGAGGACCCCCACGTGGAGCCCGGCTTCACCAGGGAACCGCTGCGCGACCGGGTCGAAGTGGTGGTCGTCGGCGGCGGCTTCGGCGGCCTGATCACCGCCGCGCGCCTGCGCCAGGCGGGTGTCGGGGGCATCCGCGTGATCGACAAGGCCGGCGACTTCGGCGGCACCTGGTACTGGAACCGCTACCCCGGCATCCACTGCGACATCGAGTCCTACATCTACCTGCCGCTGCTGGAGGAGGTCGGCTACGTCCCGAAGTGGAAGTACGCGCCGGGCGAGGAGATCCGGCAGCACGCCCGCGCCATCGGCCGCCACTTCGACCTCTACCGCGACGCCTGCTTCCAGACGCAGGTCACCGACCTGCGCTGGGACGAGGACACCACCGAGTGGGTCGTGCGCACCGACCGCGACGACCGGATCCGCGCCCGCTACGTGGTGATCTCCAACGGCACGCTCGACCACCCCAAACTGCCCGGCATCCCCGGCATCGAGGACTTCCGCGGCCACACCTTCCACACCAGCCGCTGGGACTACGGCTACACCGGCGGCGACGCGAACGGCGACCTCACCGGCCTGGCCGACAAGCGCGTCGCCCTGGTCGGCACCGGCGCGACCGGCGTCCAGGTCGTGCCGCACCTGGGCCGCGACGCCCGCCACCTGTTCGTGTTCCAGCGCACCCCCTCCACGGTCGACGTCCGCGGCAACCGCCCCACCGACCCGGCGTGGGCCGCCTCGCTGACCCCGGGCTGGCAGCGCCGCCGCATGGAGAACTTCCTCACCGTCGTCACCGGCGGCCAGGCCGAGGACGCGGTCGCCGACGGCTGGACCGGCAGCGCCCGCCTGCTGGGCAAGCTGATCCCCACCGACGCCTACGGCGACCTCCCGCCCGAGGAGCGGGAGCGCGTCGACGAGATCGTCGACGCGCAGAAGATGAACGAGCTGCGCGCCCGCGTCGACGCCGTCGTCGAGGACCCGGCCACGGCCGAGCTGCTCAAGCCCTGGTACCGCTACATGTGCAAGCGCCCCACCTTCAGCGACCACTACCTGGAGACCTTCAACCGGCCCAACGTCACGCTGGTCGACACCGCCGACCACGGCGGCGTCGAGCGCGTCACCGGGAACGCCGTGGTGGTCGGCGACCGCGAGTACGAGGTCGACTGCGTCGTCTTCGCAACCGGCTTCGAGGTCGGCATGTCCGGCGTGATGACCGGGCGCGTGCCGGTGCGCGGCCGCGGCGGCCTCCCGCTGCTCGCGCACTGGCGCAACGGCCCGCGGACGCTGCACGGCTTCTACAGCCACGGCTTCCCCAACCTCTTCCACCTCGGCCCCCTGCAGAACGCCCCCTCGGTCAACTTCGTGCACGTGCTGGAGGAGCAGGCCGGGCACATCGCCGCGGTGGTCGCCGAGGCCCGCGCCCGCGGCGCCCGGTACGTCGAGCCCGGCGAGGCGGCCGAGGGCGCCTGGGTGGCCACGATCCGCGCGACGGCACCCGACCAGTACGGGTTCTTCGCCGAGTGCACCCCCGGCTACTACAACGACGAGGGCAGGCCGCGGGAGCGCGGCGAGTCCTTCGGAGACGGCCCGGTGGCGTTCCACCGGCTGCTGCGCCGCTGGCGCGCCGAGGGCGGCATGGACGACGTCCTGGTCGGTGCCCGGTGA
- a CDS encoding ferredoxin has product MKVSVDEDRCCGAGSCVLAAPDVFDQRDEDGVVVLLAPEPAGHLHGAVREAADVCPAAAITLSGTA; this is encoded by the coding sequence ATGAAGGTCTCCGTGGACGAGGACAGGTGCTGCGGCGCGGGCTCGTGCGTGCTGGCCGCGCCCGACGTCTTCGACCAGCGCGACGAGGACGGCGTGGTGGTGCTGCTCGCCCCCGAGCCCGCCGGGCACCTGCACGGCGCGGTGCGCGAGGCGGCCGACGTGTGCCCCGCCGCCGCCATCACCCTCAGCGGCACGGCGTGA
- a CDS encoding NAD(P)/FAD-dependent oxidoreductase, translating into MSAHHVVVLGAGYAGMAAAVQLAARVRRREDVRVTLVNAQERFTERLRLPMAATGQELSELDIPKLLEGTGARFVRGWVTAVDAGAKAVRVDDDLVLHYDTLVYALGGVTDTASVPGVEDHAHTLDSTRDAEVLADRLARSGGGAVVVVGSGLTGVESAAEIAERHPGLDVVLLGRREPGSELNPRARAYLRAALDRLGVRVRAGVEVVGVRPGAVDLADGEGVAADVVLWTGGTRVSPLAAAAGFTTDERGRIVTDAALRSVSHPEVFAVGDAAAIRQGYGVVHGTCQSGMPTGVHAALSILRALRGRQPKPFRFGYYHTPVSLGRNDAVVQFTHPDDSPRRIHLTGRAAVRYKEVVTASPWPTYGRMKKMPASGAFWPRGGRVTRVAR; encoded by the coding sequence ATGAGCGCGCACCACGTGGTGGTCCTGGGAGCGGGTTACGCGGGCATGGCCGCGGCGGTCCAGCTCGCGGCCCGGGTCAGGCGGCGCGAGGACGTGCGGGTGACCCTGGTGAACGCGCAGGAGCGGTTCACCGAGCGGTTGCGGCTCCCCATGGCGGCGACCGGGCAGGAGCTGTCCGAACTGGACATCCCGAAGCTGCTGGAGGGCACGGGCGCGCGGTTCGTGCGCGGCTGGGTCACGGCGGTGGACGCGGGCGCGAAGGCGGTGCGGGTCGACGACGACCTGGTCCTGCACTACGACACGCTGGTGTACGCGCTGGGCGGCGTGACCGACACGGCGTCCGTGCCGGGGGTCGAGGACCACGCGCACACCCTGGACAGCACCCGGGACGCCGAGGTGCTGGCCGACCGGCTGGCGCGGTCGGGCGGCGGCGCGGTGGTGGTCGTCGGCAGCGGGCTCACCGGGGTGGAGTCGGCCGCGGAGATCGCCGAGCGGCACCCGGGGTTGGACGTCGTGCTGCTGGGCCGGCGGGAACCCGGTTCGGAGCTGAACCCGAGGGCCCGGGCGTACCTGCGGGCCGCGCTCGACCGGCTGGGCGTCCGGGTGCGCGCCGGGGTCGAGGTGGTCGGGGTGCGCCCCGGCGCGGTCGACCTCGCGGACGGGGAGGGCGTCGCCGCCGACGTGGTGCTGTGGACCGGTGGCACGCGGGTGTCGCCGCTGGCCGCCGCCGCCGGGTTCACCACCGACGAGCGCGGTCGCATCGTCACCGATGCGGCGCTGCGGTCGGTGTCGCACCCGGAGGTGTTCGCCGTGGGCGACGCGGCCGCGATCCGCCAGGGCTACGGCGTCGTGCACGGCACCTGCCAGAGCGGCATGCCGACCGGGGTGCACGCCGCGCTGTCGATCCTCCGCGCGTTGCGGGGCAGGCAGCCCAAGCCGTTCCGCTTCGGCTACTACCACACGCCGGTGAGCCTGGGCCGCAACGACGCCGTGGTGCAGTTCACCCACCCCGACGACAGCCCGCGCCGCATCCACCTGACCGGCCGCGCGGCGGTCAGGTACAAGGAGGTGGTGACCGCTTCGCCCTGGCCGACCTACGGCCGCATGAAGAAGATGCCCGCCTCGGGCGCGTTCTGGCCCCGTGGCGGCCGGGTCACCCGGGTGGCGCGATGA
- a CDS encoding NAD(P)/FAD-dependent oxidoreductase — MTSHVLVVGAAAAGLSTAEALRRKGYTGGLTLLGDEPHHPYDRPPLSKQVLSGAWEPERARLRDDGVLAALDARFVLGDPAVALDVANRAVTTASGLTLRADAVVLATGVRPRTLPDQAGLAGVHVLRTLDDALALRADLRPPARLVVVGDGVLGAEVAATARGLGVETALAGPQAAPLAAQLGPLASGLLADLHAGHGVRLRLGSAVLGLTSRDGRVTGVRLDAGDVLPADVVVVALGSIPNTDWLAGSGLELDNGVVCDARCRAAEGVYAVGDVARWHHEDLGVALRLENRTNATEQAGAVADNILGTDRAYVPVPYFWTDQFDARLQVHGVPSGADVSVVDGDVEARRFVARYERDGRVVGVLGWNMPKQTRQHRARLLAPIR, encoded by the coding sequence GTGACCTCCCACGTCCTGGTCGTGGGCGCCGCGGCGGCCGGGCTGTCCACCGCGGAGGCCCTGCGCCGCAAGGGCTACACCGGCGGGCTGACCCTGCTCGGCGACGAGCCCCACCACCCCTACGACCGGCCGCCGCTGTCCAAGCAGGTCCTCTCCGGTGCGTGGGAACCCGAACGCGCCCGGCTGCGCGACGACGGGGTGCTGGCCGCGCTCGACGCCCGGTTCGTCCTGGGCGACCCGGCGGTGGCCCTGGACGTGGCGAACCGCGCGGTGACCACGGCGAGCGGGCTCACCCTGCGGGCGGACGCCGTCGTGCTCGCCACCGGCGTGCGCCCGCGGACCCTGCCCGACCAGGCCGGGTTGGCCGGGGTGCACGTGCTGCGCACCCTCGACGACGCCCTCGCGCTGCGCGCCGACCTGCGCCCGCCGGCGCGGCTGGTGGTGGTCGGCGACGGCGTGCTCGGCGCCGAGGTCGCCGCCACCGCGCGCGGCCTGGGCGTGGAGACCGCGCTCGCCGGCCCGCAGGCCGCGCCCCTGGCCGCGCAGCTCGGCCCGCTCGCTTCGGGCCTGCTGGCCGACCTGCACGCCGGGCACGGCGTCCGGCTGCGCCTGGGCTCGGCCGTGCTCGGCCTGACCTCGCGCGACGGCCGCGTCACCGGGGTGCGCCTGGACGCCGGTGACGTGCTGCCCGCCGACGTGGTCGTGGTGGCGCTGGGCTCGATCCCCAACACCGACTGGCTCGCCGGCAGCGGCCTGGAGCTGGACAACGGCGTGGTGTGCGACGCCCGGTGCCGTGCCGCCGAGGGGGTGTACGCGGTGGGCGACGTGGCGCGGTGGCACCACGAGGACCTGGGCGTCGCGCTGCGGCTGGAGAACCGCACCAACGCCACCGAGCAGGCCGGCGCCGTCGCCGACAACATCCTGGGCACCGACCGCGCCTACGTGCCGGTGCCGTACTTCTGGACCGACCAGTTCGACGCCCGGCTGCAGGTCCACGGCGTGCCCTCCGGCGCGGACGTGTCCGTTGTGGACGGTGACGTCGAGGCACGTCGGTTCGTGGCCCGCTACGAGCGCGACGGCCGGGTGGTGGGCGTCCTGGGCTGGAACATGCCCAAGCAGACCCGGCAGCACCGCGCCCGGCTGCTCGCGCCGATCCGTTAA